The Castor canadensis chromosome X, mCasCan1.hap1v2, whole genome shotgun sequence genome includes a region encoding these proteins:
- the LOC109701461 gene encoding zinc finger protein 449-like, with translation MDSPADYSLLAPFLCKGDPVLHRDDADSEASRQRFRQFQYIAEAGPREVFRKLSELCSQWLKPRMRSVEQILELLVLEQFLTILPTHLEARVSTYCPENKERLFSLIEDLQREHERPEYQIDIDDTLFEELPPVQTELMPPHRHSRSPALQLRGSAQEALGAEAWIPQTGQQELNYHAAGKCKPFLDPGPEMLEPDWSFLLEHGGEELLGSKREYEQLEPICKEPPDELLDSCMKPGSHLGESSDWEESLNLRVLMPKVPREKSYHCGQCEKCFPYRHQLAVHLKTHSGELGYKCSVCGKRFLLRSELYRHQLIHTGEKPYECAECKKQFTHGAHLAMHQKRHSEKMYQCVQCRRKFLHKSSLMEHMKTHTREQSYGCYCCEKSFSSWTALILHQKTHTEEKPFACDHCEKRYRQRSSLMVHVRIHTGEKPYKCSHCSKSFRKKSGLIAHQAAHFREEFPEHVEVPGFCTE, from the exons ATGGATAGCCCCGCGGACTACTCCCTCCTGGCCCCCTTCCTGTGCAAAGGGGATCCCGTGCTGCACCGGGACGACGCAGACAGTGAAGCCTCCCGCCAGCGCTTCAGGCAGTTCCAGTACATAGCAGAAGCTGGGCCTCGGGAAGTTTTCAGAAAACTCTCGGAGCTCTGCAGTCAGTGGCTGAAGCCAAGGATGCGTTCTGTGGAACAAATCCTGGAGCTGCTCGTGTTGGAGCAATTCCTGACTATTCTGCCCACCCACCTAGAGGCCAGGGTGAGCACTTACTgcccagagaacaaagaaagactcTTTTCCCTCATAGAAGACTTACAGAGAGAACATGAGAGACCAGAGTACCAG ATTGACATAGATGACACGCTCTTTGAAGAACTGCCACCAGTGCAAACAGAACTCATGCCACCACACAGGCACTCGCGGTCACCTGCACTCCAGCTAAGGGGATCTGCCCAAGAGGCCTTGGGGGCAGAGGCGTGGATCCCACAGACAGGGCAGCAAGAGCTGAACTACCATGCTGCTGGCAAATGCAAGCCCTTTCTGGATCCTG GACCTGAAATGCTGGAGCCTGACTGGAGCTTCCTGCTGGAGCATGGAGGAGAGGAACTGTTGGGCTCCAAGAGAG AATACGAACAGCTGGAGCCTATCTGCAAAGAGCCCCCCGACGAGCTACTGGACAGTTGCATGAAGCCCGGGTCCCACCTAGGAGAGAGCTCCGACTGGGAGGAGTCTCTCAACCTGAGAGTCCTCATGCCAAAAGTTCCCAGAGAGAAATCTTACCACTGTGGTCAGTGTGAAAAGTGTTTTCCTTATAGGCACCAACTTGCTGTTCACCTGAAAACTCATTCAGGAGAGCTAGGTTACAAGTGCTCCGTGTGTGGGAAAAGGTTCCTTCTCAGGTCAGAACTTTATCGCCACCAGCTCATTCACACGggggagaagccctatgaatgtgCTGAGTGCAAGAAGCAATTCACTCACGGGGCACACCTTGCCATGCACCAGAAAAGACATTCTGAAAAAATGTACCAATGCGTGCAGTGTAGGAGGAAGTTTCTGCATAAGTCGAGTCTGATGGAGCACATGAAAACTCACACAAGGGAACAATCTTACGGGTGCTACTGTTGTGAGAAAAGCTTTAGCAGTTGGACAGCTCTCATTCTACACCAGAAAACACACACTGAAGAGAAACCATTTGCATGTGATCACTGTGAGAAAAGATATAGGCAGAGATCCAGCCTGATGGTTCACGTGAGAATCCACACAGGGGAGAAGCCATACAAGTGTAGCCACTGTTCTAAAAGCTTCAGAAAGAAATCGGGCCTTATTGCACACCAAGCTGCACACTTTAGAGAAGAATTCCCTGAGCACGTCGAGGTACCTGGGTTCTGCACAGAGTGA